The Prunus persica cultivar Lovell chromosome G8, Prunus_persica_NCBIv2, whole genome shotgun sequence genome includes a region encoding these proteins:
- the LOC18767999 gene encoding uncharacterized protein LOC18767999 isoform X1 encodes MDGKEDGEAYEEQASSPIQVLQEISEEAFKMAGETLQNMYSGNSSMPPLAPGHRRSQSEVVTTRHRRSNSLQKLKCQMQKAFKWGSNSRGDLRLAFNPEVLANQKRQWYQLHSRSKDRIKLSEPDSLFEHFIIAGLHPDVNLEAVEGAFVKRRKWEMDMINSGIVDLTLLQQRGPPIPTLEPQILFKYPPGKRLAMRLKDLAAFCFPGGVKARLMEKTPSLSDLNQVVYGQEHLGKDDLAFIFSLKVADNATLYGICLHVSEIVQRPPAILGISSPHPHSSGGLFRFLVSAPRCYCVLSRVPSFELHYEMLNSIIQEERLNRITQFASEISLHDYVPTLPKVHDEMNDHDDSPHKESFYDWMDSAIPVDSALAFTAAGAGIRSDDETPPSSLKIWEPQSPESVTASESSDFSQVRYLDKDGRKDSQCSDDYGFEAIETHSETSERIYGSYGNGHTSPEVGPSFSSRNRTLESLGSSEYLFRNGHTSPEVGTSFSSRSRTLERLGSSESLFSPARSMVSEDDDDDLFSNCEKEFGDELIMEWARENKNDLLQIVCGFHALPLPQPGSELAFQPLEHLQAIEYRRPPVTALGFDEKSFDSFEDPGVNAKLAAAEEAFALSLWTTATICRVLSLESILALVAGVLLEKQVVVVCPNLGVLSATVLSLIPMIRPFQWQSLMLPVLPGKMLDFLDAPVPFIIGIQQIPADLKRKAWDPVQVNVQKDQVKMCHLPTLPRHKDLASELGPIHARLSREGSFAKKHPVYRCNEVQVEAAGQFLDVMKNYLESLCSELRSYTITSVQSNNDRVSLLLKDSFIDSFPSKDRSFIKLFVDTQMFTVLSDSRLSSFENGDP; translated from the exons ATGGatggaaaagaagatggtGAAGCATACGAAGAGCAGGCTTCCTCGCCTATTCAGGTTTTGCAGGAGATATCCGAGGAGGCATTTAAAATGGCAGGGGAGACACTGCAAAACATGTACTCGGGTAATTCGAGCATGCCGCCATTGGCACCAGGGCATAGACGCTCCCAAAGTGAAGTTGTAACTACGAGACACCGGCGCAGTAACAGCTTGCAGAAATTGAAATGTCAAATGCAGAAGGCTTTTAAATGGGGTAGCAATTCGCGGGGGGATTTGCGATTGGCTTTCAATCCTGAGGTTTTGGCAAACCAAAAACGCCAATGGTATCAGCTTCACTCCAGATCAAAG GACCGTATAAAATTGTCGGAGCCAGATTCACTGTTTGAGCATTTTATTATCGCGGGGCTTCATCCTGATGTTAACCTTGAGGCTGTGGAGGGTGCATTTGTCAAGAGAAGGAAATGGGAGATGGATATGATAAACTCTGGAATAGTAGACCTTACATTGCTACAGCAGCGGGGACCTCCAATCCCAACATTAGAACCTCAG ATACTTTTTAAATATCCTCCTGGGAAGCGGCTAGCAATGCGTTTGAAAGATTTAGctgccttttgttttcctgGAGGGGTTAAG GCACGGTTAATGGAGAAGACTCCTTCACTAAGTGATTTGAATCAAGTTGTTTATGGACAG GAGCATTTAGGCAAAGATGATTTAGCATTTATTTTCTCACTCAAG GTGGCAGACAATGCAACACTTTATGGTATTTGCCTACATGTGTCAGAAATTGTTCAGAGGCCTCCTGCTATCTTAGGCATCTCATCCCCTCATCCTCATTCATCTGGAGGACTCTTCCGTTTTTTGGTTTCTGCACCTCGATGCTACTGTGTGCTATCCAGGGTTCCTTCTTTTGAGTTACATTACGAGATGCTCAATAG TATCATTCAAGAGGAGCGTCTGAATCGAATAACACAATTTGCTAGTGAAATATCCCTCCATGATTATGTTCCTACATTGCCCAAAGTACATGATGAAATGAATGATCATGATGATTCCCCTCATAAGGAGTCATTTTATGATTGGATGGACTCTGCAATACCTGTTGACAGTGCACTAGCCTTTACGGCTGCGGGTGCAGGAATTAGATCGGATGATGAGACTCCACCTTCTTCACTCAAGATATGGGAACCTCAGTCCCCTGAAAGTGTTACTGCTAGTGAGAGTTCAGATTTTAGTCAAGTACGGTATTTAGACAAGGATGGTAGAAAGGATTCACAATGTTCTGATGACTATGGTTTTGAGGCCATAGAAACTCACTCGGAGACTTCAGAAAGAATATATGGAAGCTATGGAAATGGCCACACTTCTCCAGAGGTTGGGCCATCTTTCTCCTCCAGGAATCGCACATTGGAGAGTCTTGGGAGTTCTGAATATCTATTTAG AAATGGCCATACTTCTCCAGAGGTTGGGACATCATTTTCCTCCAGGAGTCGCACATTGGAACGTCTTGGGAGTTCTGAATCTCTATTCAG TCCAGCTAgaagcatggtatcagaggaTGACGACGATGACCTTTTCTCAAATTGTGAGAAAGAGTTTGGTGATGAATTGATAATGGAATGGGCTAGG GAGAATAAGAACGATTTGCTACAGATTGTTTGTGGTTTTCATGCTCTGCCTCTTCCCCAACCAGGAAGTGAACTAGCTTTTCAACCTCTTGAACATCTACAGGCTATTGAGTATAGGCGACCTCCAGTTACTGCCCTTGGTTTTGATGAAAAAAGTTTCGATTCGTTTGAAGATCCTGGG GTCAATGCTAAATTGGCTGCTGCTGAGGAAGCTTTTGCACTATCACTATGGACAACTGCTACAATTTGCCGAGTTCTCTCCCTTGAAAGC attttaGCGTTGGTTGCGGGTGTATTACTAGAAAAACAAGTGGTAGTAGTGTGTCCGAATCTG GGTGTGCTATCAGCTACAGTGTTATCTCTCATTCCCATGATTCGTCCATTTCAATGGCAGAGTTTAATGCTTCCT GTTCTACCAGGGAaaatgcttgattttcttgacGCCCCAGTTCCGTTTATT ATCGGGATACAACAAATTCCTGCAGATCTAAAGAGGAAAGCATGGGATCCTGTTCAAGTTAATGTGCAAAAGGATCAG GTGAAAATGTGTCATTTGCCAACACTTCCAAGACATAAAGATCTAGCCTCTGAACTAGGGCCCATCCATGCTAGACTGTCACGTGAAGGTTCATTTGCTAAAAAGCATCCTGTATATAGGTGCAACGAAGTGCAG GTCGAAGCTGCAGGTCAGTTTTTAGACGTCATGAAGAACTACTTGGAGTCACTTTGTTCTGAGCTAAGGTCTTATACAATAACGAGTGTACAATCAAACAATGACAGG GTTTCTTTACTTCTTAAAGATAGCTTCATTGATTCCTTTCCTAGCAAGGACCGGTCATTTATCAAG TTGTTTGTAGACACACAAATGTTCACTGTTCTATCGGACTCTCGCCTGTCAAGCTTTGAGAATGGTGACCCCTAA
- the LOC18767999 gene encoding uncharacterized protein LOC18767999 isoform X3 yields MDGKEDGEAYEEQASSPIQVLQEISEEAFKMAGETLQNMYSGNSSMPPLAPGHRRSQSEVVTTRHRRSNSLQKLKCQMQKAFKWGSNSRGDLRLAFNPEVLANQKRQWYQLHSRSKDRIKLSEPDSLFEHFIIAGLHPDVNLEAVEGAFVKRRKWEMDMINSGIVDLTLLQQRGPPIPTLEPQILFKYPPGKRLAMRLKDLAAFCFPGGVKARLMEKTPSLSDLNQVVYGQEHLGKDDLAFIFSLKVADNATLYGICLHVSEIVQRPPAILGISSPHPHSSGGLFRFLVSAPRCYCVLSRVPSFELHYEMLNSIIQEERLNRITQFASEISLHDYVPTLPKVHDEMNDHDDSPHKESFYDWMDSAIPVDSALAFTAAGAGIRSDDETPPSSLKIWEPQSPESVTASESSDFSQVRYLDKDGRKDSQCSDDYGFEAIETHSETSERIYGSYGNGHTSPEVGPSFSSRNRTLESLGSSEYLFRNGHTSPEVGTSFSSRSRTLERLGSSESLFSPARSMVSEDDDDDLFSNCEKEFGDELIMEWARENKNDLLQIVCGFHALPLPQPGSELAFQPLEHLQAIEYRRPPVTALGFDEKSFDSFEDPGVNAKLAAAEEAFALSLWTTATICRVLSLESILALVAGVLLEKQVVVVCPNLGVLSATVLSLIPMIRPFQWQSLMLPVLPGKMLDFLDAPVPFIIGIQQIPADLKRKAWDPVQVNVQKDQVKMCHLPTLPRHKDLASELGPIHARLSREGSFAKKHPVYRCNEVQVEAAGQFLDVMKNYLESLCSELRFLYFLKIASLIPFLARTGHLSSCL; encoded by the exons ATGGatggaaaagaagatggtGAAGCATACGAAGAGCAGGCTTCCTCGCCTATTCAGGTTTTGCAGGAGATATCCGAGGAGGCATTTAAAATGGCAGGGGAGACACTGCAAAACATGTACTCGGGTAATTCGAGCATGCCGCCATTGGCACCAGGGCATAGACGCTCCCAAAGTGAAGTTGTAACTACGAGACACCGGCGCAGTAACAGCTTGCAGAAATTGAAATGTCAAATGCAGAAGGCTTTTAAATGGGGTAGCAATTCGCGGGGGGATTTGCGATTGGCTTTCAATCCTGAGGTTTTGGCAAACCAAAAACGCCAATGGTATCAGCTTCACTCCAGATCAAAG GACCGTATAAAATTGTCGGAGCCAGATTCACTGTTTGAGCATTTTATTATCGCGGGGCTTCATCCTGATGTTAACCTTGAGGCTGTGGAGGGTGCATTTGTCAAGAGAAGGAAATGGGAGATGGATATGATAAACTCTGGAATAGTAGACCTTACATTGCTACAGCAGCGGGGACCTCCAATCCCAACATTAGAACCTCAG ATACTTTTTAAATATCCTCCTGGGAAGCGGCTAGCAATGCGTTTGAAAGATTTAGctgccttttgttttcctgGAGGGGTTAAG GCACGGTTAATGGAGAAGACTCCTTCACTAAGTGATTTGAATCAAGTTGTTTATGGACAG GAGCATTTAGGCAAAGATGATTTAGCATTTATTTTCTCACTCAAG GTGGCAGACAATGCAACACTTTATGGTATTTGCCTACATGTGTCAGAAATTGTTCAGAGGCCTCCTGCTATCTTAGGCATCTCATCCCCTCATCCTCATTCATCTGGAGGACTCTTCCGTTTTTTGGTTTCTGCACCTCGATGCTACTGTGTGCTATCCAGGGTTCCTTCTTTTGAGTTACATTACGAGATGCTCAATAG TATCATTCAAGAGGAGCGTCTGAATCGAATAACACAATTTGCTAGTGAAATATCCCTCCATGATTATGTTCCTACATTGCCCAAAGTACATGATGAAATGAATGATCATGATGATTCCCCTCATAAGGAGTCATTTTATGATTGGATGGACTCTGCAATACCTGTTGACAGTGCACTAGCCTTTACGGCTGCGGGTGCAGGAATTAGATCGGATGATGAGACTCCACCTTCTTCACTCAAGATATGGGAACCTCAGTCCCCTGAAAGTGTTACTGCTAGTGAGAGTTCAGATTTTAGTCAAGTACGGTATTTAGACAAGGATGGTAGAAAGGATTCACAATGTTCTGATGACTATGGTTTTGAGGCCATAGAAACTCACTCGGAGACTTCAGAAAGAATATATGGAAGCTATGGAAATGGCCACACTTCTCCAGAGGTTGGGCCATCTTTCTCCTCCAGGAATCGCACATTGGAGAGTCTTGGGAGTTCTGAATATCTATTTAG AAATGGCCATACTTCTCCAGAGGTTGGGACATCATTTTCCTCCAGGAGTCGCACATTGGAACGTCTTGGGAGTTCTGAATCTCTATTCAG TCCAGCTAgaagcatggtatcagaggaTGACGACGATGACCTTTTCTCAAATTGTGAGAAAGAGTTTGGTGATGAATTGATAATGGAATGGGCTAGG GAGAATAAGAACGATTTGCTACAGATTGTTTGTGGTTTTCATGCTCTGCCTCTTCCCCAACCAGGAAGTGAACTAGCTTTTCAACCTCTTGAACATCTACAGGCTATTGAGTATAGGCGACCTCCAGTTACTGCCCTTGGTTTTGATGAAAAAAGTTTCGATTCGTTTGAAGATCCTGGG GTCAATGCTAAATTGGCTGCTGCTGAGGAAGCTTTTGCACTATCACTATGGACAACTGCTACAATTTGCCGAGTTCTCTCCCTTGAAAGC attttaGCGTTGGTTGCGGGTGTATTACTAGAAAAACAAGTGGTAGTAGTGTGTCCGAATCTG GGTGTGCTATCAGCTACAGTGTTATCTCTCATTCCCATGATTCGTCCATTTCAATGGCAGAGTTTAATGCTTCCT GTTCTACCAGGGAaaatgcttgattttcttgacGCCCCAGTTCCGTTTATT ATCGGGATACAACAAATTCCTGCAGATCTAAAGAGGAAAGCATGGGATCCTGTTCAAGTTAATGTGCAAAAGGATCAG GTGAAAATGTGTCATTTGCCAACACTTCCAAGACATAAAGATCTAGCCTCTGAACTAGGGCCCATCCATGCTAGACTGTCACGTGAAGGTTCATTTGCTAAAAAGCATCCTGTATATAGGTGCAACGAAGTGCAG GTCGAAGCTGCAGGTCAGTTTTTAGACGTCATGAAGAACTACTTGGAGTCACTTTGTTCTGAGCTAAG GTTTCTTTACTTCTTAAAGATAGCTTCATTGATTCCTTTCCTAGCAAGGACCGGTCATTTATCAAG TTGTTTGTAG
- the LOC18767999 gene encoding uncharacterized protein LOC18767999 isoform X2, which yields MDGKEDGEAYEEQASSPIQVLQEISEEAFKMAGETLQNMYSGNSSMPPLAPGHRRSQSEVVTTRHRRSNSLQKLKCQMQKAFKWGSNSRGDLRLAFNPEVLANQKRQWYQLHSRSKDRIKLSEPDSLFEHFIIAGLHPDVNLEAVEGAFVKRRKWEMDMINSGIVDLTLLQQRGPPIPTLEPQILFKYPPGKRLAMRLKDLAAFCFPGGVKARLMEKTPSLSDLNQVVYGQVADNATLYGICLHVSEIVQRPPAILGISSPHPHSSGGLFRFLVSAPRCYCVLSRVPSFELHYEMLNSIIQEERLNRITQFASEISLHDYVPTLPKVHDEMNDHDDSPHKESFYDWMDSAIPVDSALAFTAAGAGIRSDDETPPSSLKIWEPQSPESVTASESSDFSQVRYLDKDGRKDSQCSDDYGFEAIETHSETSERIYGSYGNGHTSPEVGPSFSSRNRTLESLGSSEYLFRNGHTSPEVGTSFSSRSRTLERLGSSESLFSPARSMVSEDDDDDLFSNCEKEFGDELIMEWARENKNDLLQIVCGFHALPLPQPGSELAFQPLEHLQAIEYRRPPVTALGFDEKSFDSFEDPGVNAKLAAAEEAFALSLWTTATICRVLSLESILALVAGVLLEKQVVVVCPNLGVLSATVLSLIPMIRPFQWQSLMLPVLPGKMLDFLDAPVPFIIGIQQIPADLKRKAWDPVQVNVQKDQVKMCHLPTLPRHKDLASELGPIHARLSREGSFAKKHPVYRCNEVQVEAAGQFLDVMKNYLESLCSELRSYTITSVQSNNDRVSLLLKDSFIDSFPSKDRSFIKLFVDTQMFTVLSDSRLSSFENGDP from the exons ATGGatggaaaagaagatggtGAAGCATACGAAGAGCAGGCTTCCTCGCCTATTCAGGTTTTGCAGGAGATATCCGAGGAGGCATTTAAAATGGCAGGGGAGACACTGCAAAACATGTACTCGGGTAATTCGAGCATGCCGCCATTGGCACCAGGGCATAGACGCTCCCAAAGTGAAGTTGTAACTACGAGACACCGGCGCAGTAACAGCTTGCAGAAATTGAAATGTCAAATGCAGAAGGCTTTTAAATGGGGTAGCAATTCGCGGGGGGATTTGCGATTGGCTTTCAATCCTGAGGTTTTGGCAAACCAAAAACGCCAATGGTATCAGCTTCACTCCAGATCAAAG GACCGTATAAAATTGTCGGAGCCAGATTCACTGTTTGAGCATTTTATTATCGCGGGGCTTCATCCTGATGTTAACCTTGAGGCTGTGGAGGGTGCATTTGTCAAGAGAAGGAAATGGGAGATGGATATGATAAACTCTGGAATAGTAGACCTTACATTGCTACAGCAGCGGGGACCTCCAATCCCAACATTAGAACCTCAG ATACTTTTTAAATATCCTCCTGGGAAGCGGCTAGCAATGCGTTTGAAAGATTTAGctgccttttgttttcctgGAGGGGTTAAG GCACGGTTAATGGAGAAGACTCCTTCACTAAGTGATTTGAATCAAGTTGTTTATGGACAG GTGGCAGACAATGCAACACTTTATGGTATTTGCCTACATGTGTCAGAAATTGTTCAGAGGCCTCCTGCTATCTTAGGCATCTCATCCCCTCATCCTCATTCATCTGGAGGACTCTTCCGTTTTTTGGTTTCTGCACCTCGATGCTACTGTGTGCTATCCAGGGTTCCTTCTTTTGAGTTACATTACGAGATGCTCAATAG TATCATTCAAGAGGAGCGTCTGAATCGAATAACACAATTTGCTAGTGAAATATCCCTCCATGATTATGTTCCTACATTGCCCAAAGTACATGATGAAATGAATGATCATGATGATTCCCCTCATAAGGAGTCATTTTATGATTGGATGGACTCTGCAATACCTGTTGACAGTGCACTAGCCTTTACGGCTGCGGGTGCAGGAATTAGATCGGATGATGAGACTCCACCTTCTTCACTCAAGATATGGGAACCTCAGTCCCCTGAAAGTGTTACTGCTAGTGAGAGTTCAGATTTTAGTCAAGTACGGTATTTAGACAAGGATGGTAGAAAGGATTCACAATGTTCTGATGACTATGGTTTTGAGGCCATAGAAACTCACTCGGAGACTTCAGAAAGAATATATGGAAGCTATGGAAATGGCCACACTTCTCCAGAGGTTGGGCCATCTTTCTCCTCCAGGAATCGCACATTGGAGAGTCTTGGGAGTTCTGAATATCTATTTAG AAATGGCCATACTTCTCCAGAGGTTGGGACATCATTTTCCTCCAGGAGTCGCACATTGGAACGTCTTGGGAGTTCTGAATCTCTATTCAG TCCAGCTAgaagcatggtatcagaggaTGACGACGATGACCTTTTCTCAAATTGTGAGAAAGAGTTTGGTGATGAATTGATAATGGAATGGGCTAGG GAGAATAAGAACGATTTGCTACAGATTGTTTGTGGTTTTCATGCTCTGCCTCTTCCCCAACCAGGAAGTGAACTAGCTTTTCAACCTCTTGAACATCTACAGGCTATTGAGTATAGGCGACCTCCAGTTACTGCCCTTGGTTTTGATGAAAAAAGTTTCGATTCGTTTGAAGATCCTGGG GTCAATGCTAAATTGGCTGCTGCTGAGGAAGCTTTTGCACTATCACTATGGACAACTGCTACAATTTGCCGAGTTCTCTCCCTTGAAAGC attttaGCGTTGGTTGCGGGTGTATTACTAGAAAAACAAGTGGTAGTAGTGTGTCCGAATCTG GGTGTGCTATCAGCTACAGTGTTATCTCTCATTCCCATGATTCGTCCATTTCAATGGCAGAGTTTAATGCTTCCT GTTCTACCAGGGAaaatgcttgattttcttgacGCCCCAGTTCCGTTTATT ATCGGGATACAACAAATTCCTGCAGATCTAAAGAGGAAAGCATGGGATCCTGTTCAAGTTAATGTGCAAAAGGATCAG GTGAAAATGTGTCATTTGCCAACACTTCCAAGACATAAAGATCTAGCCTCTGAACTAGGGCCCATCCATGCTAGACTGTCACGTGAAGGTTCATTTGCTAAAAAGCATCCTGTATATAGGTGCAACGAAGTGCAG GTCGAAGCTGCAGGTCAGTTTTTAGACGTCATGAAGAACTACTTGGAGTCACTTTGTTCTGAGCTAAGGTCTTATACAATAACGAGTGTACAATCAAACAATGACAGG GTTTCTTTACTTCTTAAAGATAGCTTCATTGATTCCTTTCCTAGCAAGGACCGGTCATTTATCAAG TTGTTTGTAGACACACAAATGTTCACTGTTCTATCGGACTCTCGCCTGTCAAGCTTTGAGAATGGTGACCCCTAA
- the LOC18767999 gene encoding uncharacterized protein LOC18767999 isoform X4, whose translation MDGKEDGEAYEEQASSPIQVLQEISEEAFKMAGETLQNMYSGNSSMPPLAPGHRRSQSEVVTTRHRRSNSLQKLKCQMQKAFKWGSNSRGDLRLAFNPEVLANQKRQWYQLHSRSKDRIKLSEPDSLFEHFIIAGLHPDVNLEAVEGAFVKRRKWEMDMINSGIVDLTLLQQRGPPIPTLEPQILFKYPPGKRLAMRLKDLAAFCFPGGVKARLMEKTPSLSDLNQVVYGQEHLGKDDLAFIFSLKVADNATLYGICLHVSEIVQRPPAILGISSPHPHSSGGLFRFLVSAPRCYCVLSRVPSFELHYEMLNSIIQEERLNRITQFASEISLHDYVPTLPKVHDEMNDHDDSPHKESFYDWMDSAIPVDSALAFTAAGAGIRSDDETPPSSLKIWEPQSPESVTASESSDFSQVRYLDKDGRKDSQCSDDYGFEAIETHSETSERIYGSYGNGHTSPEVGPSFSSRNRTLESLGSSEYLFRNGHTSPEVGTSFSSRSRTLERLGSSESLFSPARSMVSEDDDDDLFSNCEKEFGDELIMEWARENKNDLLQIVCGFHALPLPQPGSELAFQPLEHLQAIEYRRPPVTALGFDEKSFDSFEDPGVNAKLAAAEEAFALSLWTTATICRVLSLESILALVAGVLLEKQVVVVCPNLGVLSATVLSLIPMIRPFQWQSLMLPVLPGKMLDFLDAPVPFIIGIQQIPADLKRKAWDPVQVNVQKDQVKMCHLPTLPRHKDLASELGPIHARLSREGSFAKKHPVYRSKLQVSF comes from the exons ATGGatggaaaagaagatggtGAAGCATACGAAGAGCAGGCTTCCTCGCCTATTCAGGTTTTGCAGGAGATATCCGAGGAGGCATTTAAAATGGCAGGGGAGACACTGCAAAACATGTACTCGGGTAATTCGAGCATGCCGCCATTGGCACCAGGGCATAGACGCTCCCAAAGTGAAGTTGTAACTACGAGACACCGGCGCAGTAACAGCTTGCAGAAATTGAAATGTCAAATGCAGAAGGCTTTTAAATGGGGTAGCAATTCGCGGGGGGATTTGCGATTGGCTTTCAATCCTGAGGTTTTGGCAAACCAAAAACGCCAATGGTATCAGCTTCACTCCAGATCAAAG GACCGTATAAAATTGTCGGAGCCAGATTCACTGTTTGAGCATTTTATTATCGCGGGGCTTCATCCTGATGTTAACCTTGAGGCTGTGGAGGGTGCATTTGTCAAGAGAAGGAAATGGGAGATGGATATGATAAACTCTGGAATAGTAGACCTTACATTGCTACAGCAGCGGGGACCTCCAATCCCAACATTAGAACCTCAG ATACTTTTTAAATATCCTCCTGGGAAGCGGCTAGCAATGCGTTTGAAAGATTTAGctgccttttgttttcctgGAGGGGTTAAG GCACGGTTAATGGAGAAGACTCCTTCACTAAGTGATTTGAATCAAGTTGTTTATGGACAG GAGCATTTAGGCAAAGATGATTTAGCATTTATTTTCTCACTCAAG GTGGCAGACAATGCAACACTTTATGGTATTTGCCTACATGTGTCAGAAATTGTTCAGAGGCCTCCTGCTATCTTAGGCATCTCATCCCCTCATCCTCATTCATCTGGAGGACTCTTCCGTTTTTTGGTTTCTGCACCTCGATGCTACTGTGTGCTATCCAGGGTTCCTTCTTTTGAGTTACATTACGAGATGCTCAATAG TATCATTCAAGAGGAGCGTCTGAATCGAATAACACAATTTGCTAGTGAAATATCCCTCCATGATTATGTTCCTACATTGCCCAAAGTACATGATGAAATGAATGATCATGATGATTCCCCTCATAAGGAGTCATTTTATGATTGGATGGACTCTGCAATACCTGTTGACAGTGCACTAGCCTTTACGGCTGCGGGTGCAGGAATTAGATCGGATGATGAGACTCCACCTTCTTCACTCAAGATATGGGAACCTCAGTCCCCTGAAAGTGTTACTGCTAGTGAGAGTTCAGATTTTAGTCAAGTACGGTATTTAGACAAGGATGGTAGAAAGGATTCACAATGTTCTGATGACTATGGTTTTGAGGCCATAGAAACTCACTCGGAGACTTCAGAAAGAATATATGGAAGCTATGGAAATGGCCACACTTCTCCAGAGGTTGGGCCATCTTTCTCCTCCAGGAATCGCACATTGGAGAGTCTTGGGAGTTCTGAATATCTATTTAG AAATGGCCATACTTCTCCAGAGGTTGGGACATCATTTTCCTCCAGGAGTCGCACATTGGAACGTCTTGGGAGTTCTGAATCTCTATTCAG TCCAGCTAgaagcatggtatcagaggaTGACGACGATGACCTTTTCTCAAATTGTGAGAAAGAGTTTGGTGATGAATTGATAATGGAATGGGCTAGG GAGAATAAGAACGATTTGCTACAGATTGTTTGTGGTTTTCATGCTCTGCCTCTTCCCCAACCAGGAAGTGAACTAGCTTTTCAACCTCTTGAACATCTACAGGCTATTGAGTATAGGCGACCTCCAGTTACTGCCCTTGGTTTTGATGAAAAAAGTTTCGATTCGTTTGAAGATCCTGGG GTCAATGCTAAATTGGCTGCTGCTGAGGAAGCTTTTGCACTATCACTATGGACAACTGCTACAATTTGCCGAGTTCTCTCCCTTGAAAGC attttaGCGTTGGTTGCGGGTGTATTACTAGAAAAACAAGTGGTAGTAGTGTGTCCGAATCTG GGTGTGCTATCAGCTACAGTGTTATCTCTCATTCCCATGATTCGTCCATTTCAATGGCAGAGTTTAATGCTTCCT GTTCTACCAGGGAaaatgcttgattttcttgacGCCCCAGTTCCGTTTATT ATCGGGATACAACAAATTCCTGCAGATCTAAAGAGGAAAGCATGGGATCCTGTTCAAGTTAATGTGCAAAAGGATCAG GTGAAAATGTGTCATTTGCCAACACTTCCAAGACATAAAGATCTAGCCTCTGAACTAGGGCCCATCCATGCTAGACTGTCACGTGAAGGTTCATTTGCTAAAAAGCATCCTGTATATAG GTCGAAGCTGCAGGTCAGTTTTTAG